One stretch of Micromonospora cremea DNA includes these proteins:
- a CDS encoding glutamate ABC transporter substrate-binding protein codes for MGIRRVSILAVVTAASLAIAACGGGGDPAAGPVADAPQFPAGSTMARIAEAGTLRAGVKFDQAGFGMTGLSDKPAGFEVELVKMIAAKLGVKEENIQYTEAPARVREEIIERKEVDLVAATYTINDERKKRISFAGPYYLAGQQVMVAKDDNKIDGPQALRNDTAAKVCSTEGSVPSERIKPYLANPDQLVLFDVNSKCADALRTGQIRAVTSDNVILLGLVSKSNGAFKLVGERFSDEPYGIGIAKGDVQFCEFINQVLREAAQSGAYEKAWTSTAGKLADNVETPALPSIGTCS; via the coding sequence ATGGGTATACGACGCGTATCCATCCTGGCCGTCGTGACCGCGGCCAGCCTGGCCATCGCCGCCTGCGGGGGTGGCGGCGATCCGGCGGCGGGACCGGTCGCCGACGCACCGCAGTTCCCGGCCGGGTCCACGATGGCCCGGATCGCCGAGGCCGGCACCCTGAGGGCGGGCGTCAAGTTCGACCAGGCCGGCTTCGGTATGACGGGCCTGTCGGACAAGCCGGCCGGGTTCGAGGTCGAACTGGTCAAGATGATCGCCGCGAAGCTGGGCGTCAAGGAGGAGAACATCCAGTACACCGAGGCTCCGGCCCGGGTCCGCGAGGAGATCATCGAACGCAAGGAGGTGGACCTCGTCGCGGCCACGTACACCATCAACGACGAGCGCAAGAAGCGGATCTCGTTCGCCGGGCCGTATTACCTGGCGGGTCAACAGGTGATGGTCGCCAAGGACGACAACAAGATCGACGGGCCGCAGGCCCTGCGGAACGACACGGCTGCCAAGGTGTGCTCCACCGAGGGCTCCGTCCCCTCAGAGAGGATCAAGCCGTACCTGGCCAACCCGGACCAACTGGTCCTGTTCGACGTGAACTCCAAGTGCGCGGACGCGCTGCGCACCGGGCAGATCCGGGCGGTGACGTCCGACAACGTCATCCTCCTGGGCCTGGTCAGCAAGTCCAACGGCGCCTTCAAGCTCGTGGGTGAGCGCTTCAGCGACGAGCCGTACGGCATCGGCATCGCCAAGGGCGACGTGCAGTTCTGCGAGTTCATTAACCAGGTGCTGAGGGAAGCGGCGCAGTCCGGCGCGTACGAGAAGGCCTGGACCTCCACGGCCGGCAAGCTCGCCGACAACGTCGAGACGCCGGCACTGCCCAGCATCGGCACGTGTAGCTGA
- a CDS encoding amino acid ABC transporter permease, translating to MDAFTDNIDLFWSGYLRSVGICLWALVGSLALGLVLAAMRVSPIPPLRALAAGFVNALRNTPLALVLFFMAFGLPELGINASYYLFAVAGLILYTAAFVCEAVRSGINTVPAGQAEAARSIGMTFAQSLSTVVLPQAVRTVVPPLASVIIAMFKNSAVVGAFGVGRDLFSVSGTLTSAQGYPNLPVLTGVAVGYLAITIPAALLLHVIERRVAFTQ from the coding sequence GTGGACGCGTTCACCGACAACATCGACCTTTTCTGGTCCGGGTACCTGCGCTCGGTCGGCATCTGCCTGTGGGCGCTGGTCGGCTCGCTCGCCCTGGGCTTGGTGCTGGCCGCGATGCGGGTATCACCGATCCCACCGCTGCGCGCCCTCGCCGCAGGATTCGTCAACGCGCTACGCAACACACCACTCGCGCTGGTCCTGTTCTTCATGGCGTTTGGCCTGCCCGAACTCGGTATCAATGCCTCGTACTACCTGTTCGCCGTGGCCGGGTTGATTCTCTACACCGCCGCCTTCGTGTGCGAGGCGGTCCGCTCCGGCATCAACACCGTGCCCGCGGGCCAGGCCGAGGCGGCCCGATCGATCGGGATGACGTTCGCCCAGAGCCTGTCGACCGTGGTGCTCCCGCAGGCGGTGCGAACGGTCGTACCGCCGCTGGCCAGCGTGATCATCGCGATGTTCAAGAATTCCGCCGTGGTGGGTGCGTTCGGCGTCGGGCGGGACCTGTTCTCGGTGAGCGGCACGCTCACCAGCGCGCAGGGCTATCCGAACCTGCCGGTGCTGACCGGCGTCGCCGTGGGATACCTCGCCATCACCATCCCCGCCGCGCTCCTCCTCCACGTGATCGAACGAAGGGTGGCGTTTACACAATGA
- a CDS encoding amino acid ABC transporter permease: MSAAPSILYDEPGPRARRRIRVSSAAAVVVILIALAVAALRLRDGGQFAAEKWSPLFDPDDESFAAVWQIIGRGLRRTLVAAALAIACSLAVGTLIAVARFMLGRAGRILLVGLVELLRGLPVVITIYFAARVLPDLGLTFANAPGGRFLWYLVIGLTAYNGVVIAEIIRAGVQALPRGQCEAASAIGLSRWQTLRLVLLPQAFRVMLPALISQVVVVLKDTSLAALILGQYPELLRSGNLAVQELGNPIQMFLVIAVMYVAVGYALSRLAQYTDRRLSRPERRARRSVSGPLSVAGAAK; the protein is encoded by the coding sequence ATGAGCGCGGCACCAAGCATCCTCTACGACGAGCCCGGGCCGCGGGCCCGCCGCCGGATTCGCGTTAGCAGCGCCGCGGCCGTGGTGGTCATCCTCATCGCGCTGGCCGTCGCTGCCCTGCGCCTGCGCGACGGGGGGCAGTTCGCGGCGGAGAAGTGGAGCCCGCTGTTCGACCCCGACGATGAGAGCTTCGCGGCGGTGTGGCAGATCATCGGCCGCGGCCTGCGGCGCACGCTGGTCGCAGCCGCGCTCGCCATCGCGTGCTCGCTGGCCGTCGGTACCCTGATCGCGGTCGCCCGGTTCATGCTCGGGCGCGCCGGCCGGATCCTGCTCGTCGGTTTGGTCGAGCTGCTGCGTGGCCTGCCCGTCGTCATCACCATCTACTTCGCCGCGCGCGTGCTGCCCGACCTCGGCCTGACGTTCGCCAACGCACCCGGTGGTCGCTTCCTGTGGTACCTGGTCATCGGGCTGACCGCCTACAACGGCGTGGTCATAGCGGAGATCATCCGCGCCGGCGTGCAGGCGCTCCCGCGCGGGCAGTGTGAGGCGGCGTCGGCGATCGGCCTGTCCCGGTGGCAGACCCTGCGCCTCGTACTGTTGCCACAGGCCTTCCGCGTGATGCTGCCCGCCCTGATCAGTCAGGTCGTCGTGGTGCTCAAGGACACCTCGCTCGCGGCGCTGATCCTCGGTCAGTACCCCGAGTTGCTGCGCTCGGGCAACCTCGCCGTGCAGGAGTTGGGCAACCCCATCCAGATGTTCCTGGTGATCGCGGTCATGTACGTCGCCGTCGGGTACGCGCTGTCGAGGCTGGCGCAGTACACCGACCGTCGCCTGTCGCGGCCGGAACGGCGGGCGCGGCGATCGGTGTCTGGACCGCTGAGCGTAGCCGGCGCGGCCAAGTAG
- a CDS encoding IS630 family transposase, with product MGDGRGPKLALLALTAEERDVLQGWARRGKTAQALALRARIVLACADGLSNSEVSRQLGASLPTVGKWRKRFITQRLAGLQDEPRPGAPRKITDAQVEAVIVKTLEEAPSNRDSHWSTRSMAKAAGLNQTAVSRIWRAFGLKPHLVDTWKLSTDPLFIDKVRDVVGLYLDPPDKAMVLAVDEKSPMQALDRTAPMLPMMPGAPERRTHDYVRHGTVSLFAALDIATGKVIGQHQRRHRHQEFLRLLKTIDASTPPELDLHLICDNYATHKTPAIRAWLAAHPRFHLHFTPTSGSWLNLVERWFAELTNRKLRRCTHRSVKALEDDVNAWIAAWNDDPKPFVWTKTADQILDNLANYCARINKASNDSGH from the coding sequence GTGGGTGATGGTCGTGGTCCGAAGTTGGCGTTGCTGGCGTTGACCGCTGAGGAGCGGGACGTGTTGCAGGGCTGGGCTCGTCGTGGAAAGACGGCGCAGGCGTTGGCGTTACGGGCGCGGATCGTGTTGGCGTGCGCGGATGGCCTGTCCAACAGCGAGGTATCACGGCAGCTCGGGGCGTCGCTGCCGACGGTTGGTAAGTGGCGCAAGCGGTTCATCACGCAGCGACTGGCAGGGCTGCAGGACGAGCCTCGTCCTGGCGCGCCGCGGAAGATTACCGACGCGCAGGTCGAGGCGGTCATCGTCAAGACCCTCGAAGAGGCGCCGTCCAACCGGGATAGCCACTGGTCGACCCGGTCGATGGCGAAGGCGGCCGGGCTCAACCAGACGGCCGTGTCGCGGATCTGGCGGGCGTTCGGGCTCAAACCGCACCTGGTTGACACCTGGAAGCTGTCCACCGATCCGTTGTTCATCGACAAGGTTCGTGACGTGGTCGGGTTGTACCTCGATCCGCCGGACAAGGCGATGGTCCTCGCAGTCGACGAGAAATCCCCGATGCAGGCCCTCGATCGCACCGCGCCGATGCTGCCGATGATGCCGGGCGCGCCTGAGCGCCGCACCCACGACTACGTGCGGCACGGCACCGTGAGCCTGTTCGCCGCGCTGGACATCGCCACCGGCAAGGTGATCGGCCAGCACCAGCGTCGGCACCGCCATCAGGAGTTCCTGCGCTTGCTCAAGACCATCGACGCCAGCACGCCGCCCGAGTTGGACCTGCACCTGATCTGCGACAACTACGCCACCCACAAGACCCCGGCGATCCGCGCCTGGCTGGCTGCACATCCCCGCTTCCACCTGCACTTCACACCAACCTCCGGCAGCTGGCTCAACCTGGTCGAACGCTGGTTCGCTGAACTGACCAACCGCAAGCTCCGCCGCTGCACGCACCGCAGCGTCAAAGCCCTCGAAGACGACGTCAACGCCTGGATCGCGGCATGGAACGACGACCCGAAACCCTTTGTCTGGACCAAAACCGCCGACCAGATCCTCGACAACCTCGCCAACTACTGCGCCCGGATCAATAAAGCTTCCAACGACTCAGGACACTAG